The Elaeis guineensis isolate ETL-2024a chromosome 3, EG11, whole genome shotgun sequence region TAGGAACTTCTAGCATCTTCGATCTACTATAGAAAGATGAAGAGACTGGTAAGGATGTCTCTAAGAGGGATAAAGCAAAGCAAAATGGGTGGAGATATGCTCTGTGAGATTGTCAGCTACTATCATGAAGGTAATCACTTTCCATAAATGATGATAACAATTtccaaaaatatttcataagACAATCTTTGACTGTATGGGTCAAAAGTTGGTCTCCAAGGATCATATGAAAATAACATAAGCACCAAGGTTTGCCGTATCAGTTAGCAAACAATAGCGgacataccataccataccgataTTGAATTGGTATGCAGTCTCGTACCATATAGACATTCGATAGGCCTTACTGTCTCATACTATATTACATACTAACACTATAATAAGATAGCACTGGCATAGGACCTGGCACCAAGATGGTGAACCTTGATGAGCACAATAGTGATCATAATGTTAAGATGGCTGAGTAGTAAAACAAAGACAATGAAATCAAAATATAAGTGCAGATATAAGCTATTATATAATTTTTCCCAAGGTTAACCACACTCTCATGTGCAGTTGCAGGTGTGAAATTATGGATATTGTGACATGGAAGGAAAAAGATGCCATAGCCTGACAAATCAAAGTTACTCACAAATGTTGGAAGCTATGCACTTTCAAATATATCAGAATCtcgatatatacatatacatcatacatacatacatacacacatatatgcatatatagagACATAACCAGctctcatcaatattttttacctGTCCTCTTTGCCATTGCACAGTAACCAAGTAACAAAATTATTTAAGCAATGAGTACTAGTAGCTAAATgaagatcagattttttttttttttttcagatgtcAAACATCACAAAAATAAGTTAACCAAGGATGGGATGTTTCTGAAAGTAGAATGACCAACCTTCATACCAAGAACATAGAAGGTTTTGTGGACTGTGGCTGTGCTTGAGCAGCAATGATGGCTGACCTGGATGCCGAAGCACAATACAATAGCTGGACAGTCAGTCTAATTAGTTCACTTGAAATGGCATAAAGGCCATCAGCAGGCAATGTATAATACATAGCATTACAATATGTCAAATAGTCAACTGATCTACTTCTTATTAAAGTACTTGAAAAATGTACGAAATTCTGATGATGATTTATCATTAGTCCCAATGTCCCAACAAATAGACTAACATCACATGAACCAATTACCATGTCAAGAACAAAATACATCTTGCCTGTATGGATTGCAATCACTGCCATATCTTATAAAGCTCTGAAGTGTTGCAACCTCATTAGCCAATTGATTCATATCTGATTCACAGCGCCAGCCTCAGGTGCACACATATTTCTCATAAATCTTATGACGAAGCAGTTGCATTGATTCTCTTTCAATTGATGCATATAAATTAACGATCGTGATTAGACCAAGTTTGCAATGGGCAATGGTAAAAGCAAATACATGTACAGAGTGTTCCATAATGATTTGTCATCTTCCTTAGTAAGAATTCCCTTGGTTGCTGGAAGATTTAGATCCTAAAATTAACTTCCAAATAATCCATTGAAGAAAATCTCTTGGAAGAGTTTTGCTTGTTCCACCTGGTATGAAAGATGACAAAATGATTAGGTCAAGCAACATGAAAGCACAGAGAAAACAACTTATAAAATGAAATGAATCAACTCCATTTAGCAATAGAAATACTTGTTCAATATCCAACTGAATACGCCcacagggaaaaaaaaaaggcctTGACCATCTAATCAACCAAGATCAATTTCTGCAGAAGCAACATCTTCATCCAGTATCACATCAATCAGCAGAACAAAGAGTAATTCTAGCTGACTTGATCACACGTAAAGTTCAACTTATATCCCTGCAAAGTTACACCAGCTTTTTCATGTGCGCAAGTTCCAGACATAGCACAAACAGTCCTTGTCCCATGTAGCTCTTTCTTGTTGTTGTTCCTTCCAACAAAATTGAACATTTAGAACAAGTCATAGATAAAGAAAAACAATAAAATGCTTGAACAGTTCCTATACTGTACAGACTGCCGCTGGTAATGTGCACTTAAATATTTCAGAGAAAGCATAAAAAATAACTAGCTAATCTGTGCATTACCTGTAATTCATCCTATCTAATTTCTGAAACTTTTTCGAAACATGGAATGAATACGAatcaatttcttttttctttgaagACTATATATTGCAAAGTTCTATTCATAATTTGAGCATATGTGTCAGAAGatcctaataatattattagacaAATGTCCAAGCATATGATTCAAGCCAAGTTATTGAGGATTCAAAGACGTCTTTGGACAAAGAGCTAAACATTCTATCTGACCTAAACTCGCAGACACTCCTTTTATTTGGATGATTTCTTGATAAAAGTGCATCAAGATATCTGACTCTTGACAAGTGATCTAAATCACATTAAGAAGGTAAGTATATAATGAAAGGACTTATTAGAAGTTGAACTCAAAAATACCAACTTGGATCTCCACAAGTTCAATGTGGAAGATGGGTTTCAGCCCCATAAGTCCTCACCGTTTCTTGCACTGGCCATTCAGGACACTAATCCATGCTTTTCTCTACAATCTATTTCTGACATCATGTTATTTGCCTTGCAATGCTTTTCAAAGTAAAATACTCTCCTCATCAGTTAACACAAGAAAAGGACACACCAGATCTGTGGTTACACCAAAATTTTGAATATCAACTATCAATAATTAGAACATAAGTTtacaaaatatgaattaatacataaaatatattaattggcAGCAACTTTTCAACATTCTCTAAAAGATGCAATTATTACAGACAGATTTTTGAAATCATCATGACAGATTTTTGAAATACTTCCACATGTGAATCCAATAATAACTTCATTCATCTAAAAATAAACCTCATTCATGAATTTAAAGAAACCATTAATGAGGCAGTGATGTATACTGAATTCAACAcatgaagaagaaattaaagctaATCTTAGCAAACTTTTAACAATGTTGTCACAATGGGCTTGGCATAATATGGGTAAGTTCTATAAACCCATATAGGTAAAACCTTTTGATGCTTCATAAAGTCCCATCTCCATGATGGTGAACATATTCTAAGTGCCTTGGTTGTAGTTGTCAAGAAATAAATAGGATCAGTTTCTACACCATTGATTGTAAAGAGAAAAGGTCAGCTTTCCACACCACAATAAATAAGATGAATCTGTTAGTTGTGGTTGTCCAAAAATATTACTGGATCAGTGGTTTGGTAGCATTTTTCTGGCTGACAGACATGAACTCTAGATCCCATTGCCAGTTCCATCCAATATGTGGAAATGATACCATTGCTTCTGCCATTGGTATCCTTCATCTACAGAGTCTAATATCAGACTGCACTTTCATATATCAGACTGTACTTTCATATGAAGTAAAGATGATACCTAAAATGTTTAGCGCAGAATAGATGCCTCCGATAAATGATCAGAGACTGTTCTTCAATGCTAGATTTAAAATGCTtatgctggtaaacttcattagTATAGGTACCATTATTTCTGGACCTTAGTCATGGAGATGCTAACCAATGCCTGAGTTGTTCtgtaaaccaatattttttttttttactgaccCAATACTTACTGTCAAGTTATAGATTATACATGATGCAATTCTGCACAATTCTAAGATAATATAACAAAGATCACAAATAATTCAGATCCTTGCATATTAAAGACCCCACATTGAACAAAAGAatgtttaatctaatttatagtTTACTAAATGCAGAAATGCTGGAAGATGCATTATCAACTCTAGATATTGCTCTAAAGTATACTTAAGCAAATAATAAATCAAGAAATTTGCATTAGTGCCTCAATAACTGCCAGGAATGGTAGTGAAAACAATTGGGTTGATAACAAATAGATTTCTATCTCTTATTGTCATAAAAAATGCATCATGAGAGATTCCTTACCAGCCCCTACAGCAGTTCCTTTTTCCTCAAATTTTTTAGCTCACACAATTTCAAAACTCTTCAACAAAAGGGAGAAAATGATCATGAAGAACTCCCAATTGATGCAGCTTTTTACATGCATCCAGGCTTACCAACTGCTTTGCCACATGAGAATTTTGATGAACTGGGCCCACTAATTTTTGAAATGAAGCACTGGGAGGTAAAGTCAACGTGCATTCATAGGACCCACCACACTGTGAATTTGAATACTGGTTTTGGAGAGAAATAGCTGCAACAAGAACATTTTGTGCCAACAAAGACCATAAAAAGATCTTAGCaagcaaaacaaaacaaaacagggAAAAAAGTTTAAAAATGGCAGCCTTGATTATCAAGAAAAATGTATCGTACTTATCTCTAGGAATCTTTTCACAATATTTATAGACAAGACTGACACTGGAGTCTGCTTTTACTCTTGCACCAGTTGACTCAGCATAACATGCATCTATATCCTCATCACTAGATAGCTCGCAGGTAAGGGCATCAGGGTCCCTATTTAAAGTAATGTCCATCAGACAGTGCTTGCTCTTAATGATATCAAATAACAGATTTCTTTGTTGGATGTGTCCCCTGAAGtacatatttttatcataatttattcAGCAGCAATCTACAAAGCAAATTTACGAAAAAAAACCCTCTAATCATAAGCATTGCACAAAGAATTGAAAGCAACAATAAAAAGCCAAAGGTAAGCATCTCAAAAGTTGCCTGGTAGattgagtaaaaaaaatatgCCTAACAGTCATGGTGAACCAGCCAACAGAACAGCAACTCAACAAAGAAGTGATAAAGCACAAGTATTAATCACATTTTAAAGGGGCTAACACATCGAAACAACTGAAAACAAGTcaactaataaaaaattaaagacaaATTTCAACAATCTGAATGGACGCTTTGCACCCTAGCTTGCATATTGCAAGTCAATTGTCTAGGGTTTTAATATCACCTTTAAGATGTTTGAGGACATTGGAATTTGCTAGCAATATCAATCAATTATTTGCTTAAGAATTGCCTCCAAGAAGGGGGGGGAAAAATCTCATAGGCTAACACTTACGTTGGGCATCATTGATCTTGAGATATTGGCAGTCTCTCTACTAGCTTTCACCTTTATTCAGGAATGTGAAAACTCCTGAAGGGTCATCACTTTCAAGAATTCTGTTCCATTTTTCTGATTCATGAAATAATTACCTAAAAGAAATGTTAAATACATCAATACATGAAATGATAAAATCATGAATGCAACCCCATTGTATGAGCTTAAATATCCCATAGTTAGCATAgatgtacatttatttatttatttattttattgttatgaAGTTTCCTCTAGATTGTAAATCTCTATGTTGTTCATTTAATGATAAGTAGGCAACAGGTTGTGAAAGAAATGAATATATAACTAGAGTAGCACTGATTCTGCAGGTTTACAACTTGAAAGGCAAGgaatagtacaataaaataaatgagGCTTAAACTAAGTATTTGATACTAAGATGTATACATGTAGACACCATATAGGAAAGAGAGGCAGGTTTGCTTAAAAAAGAAAATTAGAAGATAATAATGGTAATGACGATCATAAGTGGCACACTGTTCAGGCATGATGACATGATGAAAACCAGCTTGCCGAACTAATCTGGTGACTGGACATAACTACGAACATTTTTTGGCAACTCCAAACATATCACATAAGAACAATCTGGTATGTGGATACTCTCTTCAGCCACATCAGTAGCAGACAATGAATTTACCTAGACAATACAATCTTTTGCTTCAGGATTCAGAATGTAGTTCAAAACTTTAAATCAAGAATATATACCAAGAATACCCTTCCAGAATGAAATAAACACAGTGCCTCCTTTCGCATTTTTGGGTTGAGTGCATCAACTGAAGCAATCCCTCCAGTTAAATAAGAAACCATCAAATGCGACAAATAGCTAATTTTCTTCAGCAACCACTCTACTGCTATAGCAGTAATAATTCTATATACGAGAATGAGGCACATGATTTGATGCGCTGGAGCCAAATTGAATAGATGAATACGAAAAAAAGGTGAACTGAAAGTGGACGAAAAAGAGATATATGGACTAGCAGGAGAACTTACTTAAAAATCTGCATTAATTCATACAATTTTGGAGACATATAGCCTAATCATATTGCTTCTAAACAGAGTACAGTCTCTAGGAGAACTCATAACCTGAAAATGACTTTAGAAATTCAAACACCATCCTAAAACTGACGCAGCCTAAAAACCCAAATCATGATTATAAACATCATGGACATGCTTTGCCCCTTCACCTTTGTTGATCGCTCATATTGTAGTTACATAATCATTGCAAGCGAACACATTCGAGCTTGGCTAACATAACATCCTACTAAAAGGAAATAACTAAACCCATGCAATGCACCTTAACAAGTAAAttgttttttaaattatttcagcaATTTCATTGGATTTGTGTAAATTAAATCTacaatgaatacaaaatattttgatattttcctgATAAAGGGAATTACATAATATATTGTCATGACCTCATCTCTATTTACTTTCATTAAACTTGTCCATGTTAAAATCCACCCAAAACCTAAAGCTGGTAGGTGGACAAGTCCATGTGTACTCGAGACTAACTAGAGTCCCTTACCTATTTGATATGGGACTATTCCCACTCTCCAACAGTCTATCAGCACACTTAGATAAAAAACCATATCATGTATGATGTTTTTGTCAATTGGAATAACTTAGATTAGACATCTTGTACAATTCAGGTCTTCTCCCCTATTTGTATGATCTGCCATGGACCATGGAGTGGGTAAAGAAAGTAGTGACCGTGTTATATATTTGCTATATGTAAATTGAGCTACTGCCTACCTTGCGAAAGCATGCATTATCATATGGTTGCCTAGCAAGTAATGTCCACAGTCTGTAAACAACATGAAAGCAGGAATCAAAACCATAGATTGCCAAGTCTATGTAGATATTAAGTCCAAATACCGATTGAATATAATTAATCAGATAAAGAATAATTAATCACTCAATCATCATACCATCCAGCAACTGTTTTGCAATTGCATGCAACACTTCCTCAAGAAAGGCATTATATTGAACTACATTCTTCATAGCAGAATCACACCCCCCTGCAGGGTATGGAATATGAACAGTTTCCACACAGATTTTAGTAGCCTGTTATAAATTAAATGGCAAAACTATACAGAACAAATGACTTACTAATTAAGGTTAACAAGAAAGACAAAGAGGGAAGAAATGAACTATCAGTACATACTGTTAACCCAACAGGACTGAGGGTGCATTTGGTGTTGCTTCTGCTTTTTAAAAAGTGATTCTCAGTTATCATTTTCATTCAAGTTCTTAAAAAAGGTACCTATTTATATATTAGGCATTTGGTGATGTCATATgttacaaccacttttcatgtatagGTATATCATATGTGAAAGATAAGGATCAATCTCACAAAAGAAGAAGCCAAAACAGTTTTGTAGCTTCTCCTAAAAGCATTTTTCTGACTTCTGCTTCCTGTAGAAACGCTTCTTAGATGATGTTATGACATACTAGTTCCTTTTTTCTTATTCAGATGTAACTTTTGTGCTTTAAAAGTTACAGGAAGGACTCTGTTAAGCGACACCAAGCATGACCTTAGGCAAGGATTTAACATCGTGGGGACAAGGTTGTCCTCCTTGAGGAGGCATTCTGACAGTTAGGATGGTGGATGTTAAGTCCTGCACGATCCATTTCCAATCTCGCCCCATCCTAACACTTGGGACAGTGGGACACACCCTGACATCCCAGTGCATGCAATGGGGCAACCTTTTGGGTTTAAACCTGAAAGGTGGCATAACCACTCTATTgctcaaaaagaaaaatagggataaaaaaaatgaaaattacaGTATTGCGTATGGTAATACTTCACTGGCACAGATTAGACTACGGTCATCCATACAGAAacagattttttcatgccaattGGACATTATCTGTCTTGATGCTTTAACTCTTTCGGTGACATTGCTATGCTAATATAATTGTGAGTTCTACAACTGGGCGACTGAGGCATCATACTGCATGAATACAAAAATAATGCTGAATGATTATAtttattagatcaaatctgactGCAAAATGAGGAAAAAAGCAAATATACAAGATGGAAAATAGAGATGTGAAAACCTTAACCCACAATAATCCCAGCTCACTTTTTATATCTTCGTGAAGGAATAGCTTCAGATTACAGTACCTTTTGATTTATTTAGCTGCCTGGCCATAGAGTTCCATCTCACTTCCACCCACCACAGTATACATCTGTAAAAGAActgaaaaaaaatgataatccACCCAAAACAGACATACttcatgaatcaatgagcataaagaaaagatatattttttcCACTCTAAGATTAGCAACAAAGAATGCACAGGAAACATGCATTCACCCAAGATTAGCAATAAAAGGAACCATGCATTCACCTTAGCATCCAAAATGGTTTTAAAGCTCAGAAAGCTGATCTTGAAATCCATAACTGACAACACCCTGATATGAAGATACATATAAAAGGTAGACTGAAGGAATAAGTACATATAACAGTGAGCAACAACAATCAGTCTGGCTTCTTGGCATCAACTTTAGGGATCCATCCTTTTTCTACAATGTTAGTTCGTCTCAAGCATAGAAGTCGAGATGTTGACAATATGGCCATCATGGTCCATGCTTCTCTTTGATGTTGAACATTGACAATCCATAACAGAATCTTAACCCAATACACAACAAAAGATGCAAGATAACCAAAAGAAAAGAATGCTACCAGGAAAAGGATATAGGTACAAAAACACATGATTATCCAAGAAGCCCACACGCAGGTACAATTCCAACACATATTTGtgtttcatatcttatatttTTCACATGTTTGCATAGACAAACCATATACAAGTCTTCAGACTCACCATGGTTTATGTGCAAACTATAAAAAGCATGTACATGCAGATAAATAATTCTTCATAGAAaacagaaagaaataaaaagcaTACTAGTTGAGAATTGATGCTCTTAATTCTTAAAATGTGTGCATGGAGATGCCCCAGGGTTGGGAGAAAATCGGATTGCTGATTTTAAACTTAGTCTGATGTGAAAAAGGTTAGcatacaataaaagaaaaaaaaaaaaatcaagtatgCTTCCTTTTTTGAATATTAGCTTCTATAAGTCATCGAATGCGAAAAGTGCAGCAACATTTTAAAGAAAACTAGTCAACATACATCCAATAGTCAAAATTTTGACAGGCTAAGAAGCAAGACAAAGTAGAGAAATCTAAATACAACTAATACTTTGTAAAACTACTTGCCTTTTCTTGCAACTGGTGAAGCAGTGATTCCAAAAACACCTGCCCTAGAGCACAGATTTGTGATAAAATTCCTATATCAAGATATCCAAATAAAAGATGTAGAGTTCTGTAAGCATCAATACATAGAAAAAGCCATAACAATATAGCTTCAATGATTTTTCACAATATCTTTATTATTCTAGTGTAAGGATGGTTACCAGTGGCATCATGACACTCATCAAATATCATTAAATGACAATATCCATTGTGAGGAAAGCTTTCCTTAAAGCATCATGAAAAAGAACTTAAAAGTTCAAGTGAAAGTGGGACCTCCTAATGGAAATGTGACCTAGACAGATGTGCATCTTCAATCAAttctccaacaaaaaaaaaaaaaaagtctaaacgTCTTTTCCAAATAAACTGTAAAACCAAGGGAAATAAATAAAATCATGGATTTATATGTAAGATTAAGAAAGGCACAAATACTTGCTTGCCAAATGATAAAAAGGCAAAAACACCTTCCACCAAATAATGAAACTTTGTATATAAAGCACTATACCTAAGCATATGCATATTCATAGGGTTCCATAAGATATCTATATACCCAGTAATCCATCCTTACATATCAACATAGGTCATAAACTAAGAGACTGCTAAAAGATGGCAACAATCTATATGCATAATCTGGTGAAGTCAACAAGTAATAATTACATGAAAGTACGTTATGGTAACAGCAGAAACAAAGGCTGACACTCCAACTATGATTGGTTTATTCATAGACAAAAATACCGTGATATGCAAACAGATCAACATCGATGTATCATCAAATTTCTCAGTATCAGCAGCAGTTAAGATAACAAAAAGTAGTGTCTCAGCCTGGACCACATGCTATAGGGCATCTGCCAGATAGTACTGAAATTTATTGTAAATCAACATGGTGTTACGTCAACCAATATAAACCACTTATTGACATGAATCATTGATCACTAATTttctatatttaaatttaatgttAAATGAAAAATAGCAATTTAGTTGTAATGCATGTACTGACATTTTATTATATCAGAGATACCAGTAATTTATGTTTTACATTTAATATAATATTGACAATGACCCTAAACAACATGAAAGTAATGTCATGATCCAGACGAATTACTCCAGGCATTACAGTAGTATCGAGTCATATGGTATTGTATAACCATTATAAACCACAACTCTACATATACACTCTACttacttttctttgctttgtataTCCATTGCACTTCATCGTAAGGACCAAATTTGAGATCTCCAAAATTTAGGATATGGATGCATCTAATGCAAGCAAGAGAAAAATGGGGCCGATAAATGTACATatgaaagcattcatgcatatcCACATGTCCATATACAATGCTAAAATGGTTTGGGACAATTGCTTAACTGAAGGGTTCTCAAACTGGGAGTTCTGATTATTCTAAAAGAAAATTTCGAGGATGTGGAAATTCATCGATACCATTGACTAACAACCAGTTAAGAGAAATATCTGCGATCCTTTGAAGAAGAATATGGTTCATTATGTTTATGGATTATAAAGATATAACACGTAAATCAGTAAACCATCATCATTATACACACACAAATTAG contains the following coding sequences:
- the LOC105040398 gene encoding endoribonuclease Dicer homolog 3a-like isoform X2; translation: MLRCILWWVEVRWNSMARQLNKSKGGCDSAMKNVVQYNAFLEEVLHAIAKQLLDDCGHYLLGNHMIMHAFARGHIQQRNLLFDIIKSKHCLMDITLNRDPDALTCELSSDEDIDACYAESTGARVKADSSVSLVYKYCEKIPRDNYFSPKPVFKFTVWWVL
- the LOC105040398 gene encoding endoribonuclease Dicer homolog 3a-like isoform X5 yields the protein MKYVCFGWIIIFFQFFYRCILWWVEVRWNSMARQLNKSKDCGHYLLGNHMIMHAFARGHIQQRNLLFDIIKSKHCLMDITLNRDPDALTCELSSDEDIDACYAESTGARVKADSSVSLVYKYCEKIPRDNYFSPKPVFKFTVWWVL
- the LOC105040398 gene encoding uncharacterized protein isoform X1; translated protein: MKYVCFGWIIIFFQFFYRCILWWVEVRWNSMARQLNKSKGGCDSAMKNVVQYNAFLEEVLHAIAKQLLDDCGHYLLGNHMIMHAFARGHIQQRNLLFDIIKSKHCLMDITLNRDPDALTCELSSDEDIDACYAESTGARVKADSSVSLVYKYCEKIPRDNYFSPKPVFKFTVWWVL
- the LOC105040398 gene encoding endoribonuclease Dicer homolog 3a-like isoform X6, producing the protein MLRCILWWVEVRWNSMARQLNKSKDCGHYLLGNHMIMHAFARGHIQQRNLLFDIIKSKHCLMDITLNRDPDALTCELSSDEDIDACYAESTGARVKADSSVSLVYKYCEKIPRDNYFSPKPVFKFTVWWVL
- the LOC105040398 gene encoding uncharacterized protein isoform X3; the protein is MKYVCFGWIIIFFQFFYRCILWWVEVRWNSMARQLNKSKGGCDSAMKNVVQYNAFLEEVLHAIAKQLLDDCGHYLLGNHMIMHAFARDPDALTCELSSDEDIDACYAESTGARVKADSSVSLVYKYCEKIPRDNYFSPKPVFKFTVWWVL
- the LOC105040398 gene encoding endoribonuclease Dicer homolog 3a-like isoform X4, encoding MARQLNKSKGGCDSAMKNVVQYNAFLEEVLHAIAKQLLDDCGHYLLGNHMIMHAFARGHIQQRNLLFDIIKSKHCLMDITLNRDPDALTCELSSDEDIDACYAESTGARVKADSSVSLVYKYCEKIPRDNYFSPKPVFKFTVWWVL